The region ctaaaactctataactttgtcttttacacgaggtttctatctgcagtattttccgagttatggctgacatagctcgcacttaaaacgctcataccTCCCAAATAgtcgactttttaggaaaaccatgaaacacgtatcgactagaatctaaaactctataactttgtcttttacacgaggtttctatctgcagtattttccgagttatggctgacatagctcgcacttaaaacgctcatacctcccaaatagacgactttttaggaaaaccatgaaacacgtatcgactagaatctaaaactctataactttgtcttttacacgaggtttctatctgcagtattttccaagttatggctgacatagctcgcacttaaaacgctcatagctcccaaatagacgactttttaggaaaaccatgaaacacgtgtcaaatgaaatctgaaactctataaatttgtcttttaaacgaactttctatctgccatattttccgagttataggtcccatagctcaataggttaacacgctcatagctccgatattataagcttttataaaaattccttcaaattagtttcttagaattacgtccttaacataccctgaaaatttcagccaaattcaccggtaaattcaaaagtttcgttgtaacaaagtaaacgagccatcagaacagtcggagcgtttgctgcgactgagccccgtacaaacccgtatatctattgcgtacgtgaccctagtgcgtctgtcaccctactttgaccgtaagcctatgcgccggttaaagtagttaaagtaaaattattatgtaatgtgtacatcttagaaattgcgcatagcgcaattacgaagccccgtacgactttcctttcaaataaaacaaaaacttcaaatagccctaaaattttaatttattgagtataaatacacatagggcctagtatcggcctcagtccgaggatccaattttttttttcaactacattctattcggcctttgattaccttccaaatgaaacaaaaaatacgaaaaacggatgaaatttgctcgagttatatgtaaaatacacatagggccctagtagcggccttagtccgaggacccaaatttaatttttttttcaacaacattctattcggcctttgattaccttccaaatgaaacaaaaattacgaaaaacggaagaaatttgctcgagttatatgtaaaatacacatagggccctagtagcggccttagtccaaggacccaaatttaattttttttttcaacaacattctattcggtgttcgattatctttcaaatgaaacaaaaattacgaaaaacggatgaaatttactcgagttgtatgtaaaatacgcatagggccctagtagcggccttagtccgaggacccaaatttatttttttttcaacaacattctattcggcctttgattacctttcaaatgaaacaaaaactaccaaaaacggatgaaatttgctcgagttatatgtaaaatacacatagggccctagtagcggccttagtccgaggacccaaatttaattttttttcaacaacattctattcggcctttgattaccttccaaatgaaacaaaaattacgaaaaacggatgaaatttgctcgagttatatgtaaaatacacatagggccctagtagcggccttagtccaaggacacaaatttatttttttttcaacaacattctattcggtgttcgattatctttcaaatgacacaaaaattacgaaaaacggatgaaatttacttgagttctatgtaaaatacacatagggccctagtagcttttcacttctaaggccctaactcacggtccactcacccgattttaaaaaactttttttttcctggattggtattgacaatacctatcatttgccgtgtcatttacatttccatcgtttattttgccataaatatcaccaaaagaccttaaatcacttaggtggccctaactcacgaagggccgacccgaatatgcccatcttcgaacttagcctcactattttgactatctttcagggaaaaaaaaaatttttgaaatcggatttgatttactcaagatatcgacgtgacggacagacggacagacggacagacggacagacggacagacggacagacggacagacggacagacggacagacggacagacggcccaaatttttattgcgtattcgtcatctataaacataggcaaacactttgcccttaccgtctgcttcgaattccatcaattacacacggcatcgtaatcctataagccccttcgtacttcgtacggggctaaaaagtaacaaagtaacaaaggttggtaaaattcatcaatttcaaaatgtatgaaaattaatttcttcatacaaatttctgcaaatttccaagttttgaaatgtaatatctcggccaaatcttaaccttatgaggcgtgtgatagctcgttgaactcgtatggacgcccagattgcgaataaaatactttgggggtagtaggagcaaagggggaaaagtcaaaaagtttgtgtatatatgttcctcagtcctgcggaaaaatttttgtcaaatttttcagtgtgaacggacttgcgtcacggcccttcactaacgtagggccatgatgaTGCTTTTTCTCTTCAATTAACATATGAAAAGCTCATAAAGTGAAGAAAGCTTCGTTTAGTGGTTATGTCCTAAAAAAACTTACTGAAGCTTTTTATATTAACATTCTGCGAAGCTCGTTGCAACACCTTTCTTCAGGAAAATTGTGCAGTCACATCGCGCTGTTTACAACATTTACTTTCCTCTTCGAAAACTGAGtgtttcggttcatttttgaaatgtcagaTAGAGGACCtcatgaaaatgaataattggtcaaatcaagcgctcttgcctggtttactttactctgccgtgtgaTGAGTCCTATAAATTTCTTACCAAACTCTTTTGTTGCTTGTTTTCCAGAAGCTTATTAATAGAACTGTATACAATACATAGCGGAATCTAAAATTCTGATTACTTGCGTTTTGCGTTTTTCATCACTGAAAGttcaaaaaaggaaattccaTAATTTGGCTTTTAAAGGtatttcgttaaagttaaaaatatattgtgaATAATGTGAATTCTTTGGATTTACCATGATGATCGTCTTATCTAGTaccaatatattttttatgggTATTAGATTGTGGTATAGCTCAAATGACGCATTATTATGATCATAAGATGAGAGCATTGACTATACACATTCATGTGTtcttcagaaaaaaatttccacattCAACGACTTGCATTTGGTGAcgttgaaaatttatattttttaagacgtttcgttgttgtttaaaatacgtaacataaatcaaaatattattatttaaaaaaaaaagaatcgaaGGCATTTTAGTGTTAAATTGTATTGAAAGAGGATGATTTTCTATAGATATAAATTAGTTGCTAAAAAAGTCTACCGCTAGGGTACAAAGGTGCCTAAAGTTGACCGAAGTTGACTAGAATTACCCAAAATTaacttttgtttaaaagtGATTCCGgactaatttcgaaaatgtgtTATATGCGTTCGAATGAGCTCATCAAACCTTGCCACTACAGCTTCTTACTCACTTCCCAGATCGCATCGTCTTGCTGGTATCACCCtttgaaaattgtgattttttgactttccaaGGCCACTGCTCTGCAACCGGGTGGACTagagtaaatatttttatatgaacgATCTTGCAGTCAGTCACTCTACTAATCACAGCATAAATTGGGACGCTAGGCGACTCGACGGACCATGGGTGGTCATGAGGAGTCATTGCATCCCGACCTCAAAAATCTCCCAGCGGTTCGAgctaatttataaataaatgaattacttACTCACCCCTCGTCaatattacaaaagaaaattttttgttatccgACGCTTCTATTTAAAGTTGGTTAAGGTGCACCGTAGTGTTTTATGgatacaaaaaaatctttttacttACTAAATGTTACAACTAGAATATGTTACTTACCTTCCCAGATCTTATTTGCTCTGTTcgagaaaaacattaaatttaccGCCTACGAAGTAGATGTAACGAATGGCGAGCAATATTCGCAATGGTTTTTAGAACTGAATCCAAAGGGAGAAGTTCCAGTCTTACAAGATGGTACACTTATTGTCCCAGAGTCTGGTCGAATAATTAGTTACATTGAGGATCATTATCAGGGAGGTAAACGGGATTGATTTCATATATTAAGCTTGCAAACATTGTTCCcaaccaacatttttttttgttctacagaaaatattccaaatttATTACCAAAAGATCTGGATCGATCTGTGTTGGAGAAAGTTGTATTTTTCCATAAGAAAATTAGTCGCATCCCAATCGGAGCTATCAGTATGGGTTCATTTATTCATACTGACCTGTGCTCGAATCCGAAACCACCATTCATTGGACTAACTCGGAGTTCATTTCTGCGTAAGGCTGTGTTCactaaaattatttgattaaagtCACTAAAACCTTCGCTTGCAGAGAATGATTCAAAGATCAGTTCCGTCCTCGAACAATATGCTGGAGTGAATCCAATTCATGCGGAGAATTTACGTATAAAGGCAGAGTTTCAAGAAAAGAAACGAGCAATATACACCAATCGTGACGAGTTCATGATTCTGGTCAACGCAGTAGATTCGGTTTTATCCGAAATCGAAGCTGAACTGGAAAAGAATGGTAATTTCGAGTTGCGGGAGCGTACGGGTGAATCCAATACAATGAGTTCAATTTTAGAATCAACAAACGCGTGGCTGTGCTGTGATCAAATTACAATAGCAGATATTAGTCTGGCAGTGCTCCTGCAACGCCTATATTCTCTCGGATTCGAAGAGTACTTTTGGATGCAAAAGCGACCACATTTGAGACAATATTTTTCGAGGATTTCAGCTAGAGAATCGTTTAAGAAGTCTCTGCCCACAACATTCTCAACAATGCGAGCTGTCTGGACGAATACGCCGTGGATGTACAAGGCTGGAGGTTAGGAttgtgttaattttttgttaattccAGATTCATTTTCCCTGTTTCCTTAGTGGCTGCTTTGAGTGCAACAATCGTCATATCAGGCATTATCGTTAAAACGTAGacagattttttgaaagtgtaaTGGGTAAAGgtgaattttgttcaaaagaaaattgttttcctaTTCAACACGATGATGGTTATGTAGACGAAATCATTATtattcgacaaaaataaaatgcccTATTTGCTGTGACACTTTCCACTTCATATTTTTCGCTATTGGTCCAAtcaacgcactgtctagcaccgaagctgactttgacgtcactcaaatagagACAGTGGTCCAATCCATGTCTTTCTTTTATTGATCAACTTCACCAACGAACGACTTCATTCATTTGGTGGATGCTCTGTTAAGCGAATGGGGTAATGAGGAGTAAACTGAGTCACACAGGAAACTGTAGAATGTTTTGAACTACGCATAACGATATTAGATTGATCGGGTTTAAGATAGAAATGTTAGTAAGTAAAGCTACTTCAAAGTTCTGATACAGATAAAACAGAGGAAATTGAACGATTTCAACACCGGAAATTATGATGACATTACAACAGTGGAAATCTTTAGAACTTTAATGGTATCCCCATTTCACCTTTGACAAATCAAAGCGGTGCTTTTGGGAAAAGGGTAACCTGGGACGCGATCATTTCTACTACATCTTATCAAAATGTTACAGAGTTTTGATGAATCACAGAGTTTCATTTTCAAGAAAGCCCGATTGCGTCTCTCATAGTTCAAATTCCATTATTGTTGCCTGTTTAGACGTTAGACGTTAGACGTTTAAACACGTGTGGAATTTTTAAAACAGATGGAAAACGTTAGTAAGACATCTGAATCTGAATGAAAGTCGTTCGACTTTCCTCAACTAAGACCTACTATTGCCGAAAATGTCAATTTAGGACATTCGCTGATATTTCGAATATCGAAGTAGATTTTGAGAAATGCCCGCACGTGCgagcgtgacgcaagtccaaaCTAGAAAAAAGACCCATTGgacttagtgacatatttttgcggaaattattgaaatctattttttaacatgaaagTTGTCTTCCACATTTGCACAAGAATCATTATAGCTTCATTATAAAGGAAatgatttgaagaatttttccgGCCAAAAATATGCTTGCAGGTCCTATCGGTCTTTAAAAAATATAGGGATAGAAGCAAcggtttcatttttcttttcgtcttGGAGATGTGCTTAAAGTGAAGGTTAATTAAAAATACGAAACCCAACGCGACTTTTAGCAACTTGAATAGATTTATTcacttttttgtttctctttgAACGAACAATCCGACTTCGTATCGTGTAAATATATACCTCCACACACCAcacattaaaaaataaatataaaatctaaATTCAGCGATGTCTAACACCATTGatattaaaaatgttatagaaatttaaagtaaaaaaaaagaaaatttaaagagagagaaaaatttacttcgttgatttaatttaatttgaaaatagaacttttagTCGCACTGAtctaatttttacaatttttagttACCCTATCCTTAAATAATCCGTACAAATCAGCATTTTAGTCTTGAAAGCGATTGCTCTCCATATTGGAAAATGAAGAAACCGATGAACTTGCACCAGGTCCAGATCCAGTTTGAGCATTTACTCCATACGGCATACCCATAAATCGTGGTACATCGTTTATACGAGATGTCTGCTGCGCCAAAAGGCTAGATGTACGTCTTAATGGTATGGACGCTGCGgatttacttttgtttttttgataaataaacatCCCGCGTCCGGCTACATCTGGTAGTACTGACGATGGATACCAGAAACGATAGCAGAAGTACCATGTCAATATGGCAAAAATGCCACTCAGCactttttcaatcattttatggaaatatAACATCGTACACACCAACATTATATCCCACAACAATTGCAGTACGGTCACACCAATGAACAATGTTCGAATGGCTGGTGTGTATTTTTCGTACAGAGTCTTTAACGTTTTCATTTCGTCATCTTTGAGATTTCGTAACGGATTCGTTAAGGACTTCTCTCCGACTGCCCGGTTGTGCTCTTCGTTTCGGATATGCTCTTTTATGTATTCCCAGCCGATGATCGGCCTGGCCTCTTCGATCAGCACCAGACTtgagtaaattaaaataaatgcaTGGCCTGATATGTCGAAGCCATTCCAAAATGCACCTGCCTTTAAACAACTTGTCTTCGAGTCAAACTTTCGGTTGTTACAATGTCCATACGCATTTTCGATGACGTTGAACAGTTTAGTCCATACGAACCAGAAGAAGGTGGCCACAAAAATGCGTGGTAAATGATGCTTCATCAATTTTTGCAAATCGCCACAACATAGCGTATAAGATGTCATGAACAGAAACGGTAAACTTAACACTAACGTCCAGGCCCAGCCCATTTTAACGAAATAAACGTTGAACAAATTATCCGATCTGGCAAAATATGTCCGCGGATATGGCGTGAAGTCACCGATCAACGAAATCAGAAATAAACTTCCCAAGTACAAGGCCACTTTTAGGTTGATGTCGAAGAAGATAGATTTTTTGCATAAATGCATTACCATTAACAGAATCACTTCTTTGACAGAGGATGGTTGGGTGGTCGGACGAGTTCCTCGGGGTTCATTCCGTCCATCCACAAAATTGGGACGAAAGTTCAGATGGCTGGATCCAGATTGCTGATGAAGTGGCCGTCGTTTCGTTGCCATCTTCGGTTTGTGCTAGTCTGTTGATCCACAATTtgattcataaaaattgaaaagttcgttccaaaaataaacttttgttCTTTTCGGATTTTTCGTCTAGTGAATTCTGTCGAGATTTTTGAACTTTAATTGTTTTGCTGAATGTCCTGCGATGCGAAATTAATAGCCTGATGAGAAacaattaaagaaaatgattgTTATGTTCGCGAAATGTGGTAATATTAATCTTTCTTTACCGAAAATAAACCAAACTAATAAGCTACGAAGGTATGGAGAACgtaggttttttttgtaatttcacGATTTCTCTAAATGTCATCGTTACAGTGTGGTCCGTGCGGTCTTGACAGTCTTGACATCgcaatatcacaaaaattgttaacATAAAAGTACGCACTCATGTTTTATAGCGGTTTGATCGAATAGGGGGAGATGCAGGAAGGCCGTTTTAACTAGTGGGAACAAATATGTGCATTTTTATAAAGGGGGAGGTGCATTCGGAAACCAAATAAGTAAATAAACCATGTCTGATTCGGGTCTCCTTCCAGTATTTACATATGGAACAGAAGAGATAACGTTAACAAAATCATCCGAACGTGACACAAGGAGCCATGGAACGACGTGTTCTTGGCTCGGTTCTTGGAATCACGCTCAGAGACAAGATGACAAATCATTGGATTAGACAGAAGACAAACGTCGTTTCACGGAAACAATAACGTCTCTAAAGTGAATCTGTTCAGGACCTGAGAGATGGGTAAATGGATTCAAGAGAATAAGTAGAAAGAACTattccacaaaattgtgtGACACAATATGAGTGCTGTCTACACGACATCTCAAATTCCCATACGATTTGACAGATAGATGTGTAGAGGAATGTGACTCTAGCGAATGTGATAGGACACAGTCATAAATCTAAACTTTTTGAAACTGTAAATCATCTGGTATCGAtagcaacaacaaaaccaaGCGACGATCTCCAGTGTTTAAATGCAGAATGTATGTtgcaacaaatgaagtaatagattgtgTTTACTGACTGACTTCATGCATAATATAATACTAATagtcaatgaaagtgtaaagcaggtatggtcgatcgttcgcccggaggacataaaaatttgatttacgcactcaaacgcactcatttacatattattttgacataatttatgaatgcgTTTTAGGTGAATTTGCTGATCGGCCATACCTGTTCTGTACTTTCATTGTTAATAGTAATATAGTAACTAATATGGTAGAATAGGCCTGCTCTGTTTCACAGGGGGGTCCAAAGTTCAGCTGGAGATGGGTTTtcctggtccggaaggctaaaatattggacccgtatttttttttagaattataaaaattaatttaggcATGGGGAGCGAGGCATTTGTTCATATACACAAATACATTGGTTAGAGGAGAGAAGATATATAGTGTTTGTATAGTGCATATCTTCTTTACTCCTCTAACCAATGTATTTGTGTATATGAACAAATGCCTCGCTCCTCATgcctaaattaatttttataattctaaaaaaaaatacgggtccaatattttagccttccggaccaggaAAACCCATCTCCAGCTGAACTTTGGACCCCCCTGTGAAACAGAGCATGCCTAATGGTAGAACCGGCATCCTCAAAACTCTCACCTCAAAACTGACTGAAACAGCTGAAAAGTTTGAGTTATCTATTTGAAAGTATAAGGCATTATCACCTATTACAAGATATGCTGCGACAGGACCATTTTCAACTTTATATATTCTTTACttattaaatttgaagaattgtAAAACAATCGTTAAAATTCGGCTGAATCACTTTAGTTTCTGTATTCGCTATAGACATTGACTTCAATGAGTATAACTGATTTGAATATTCCATTATGACCTTATGAACTCAGATTGATAGTGAGTGGTTCGTCTTGACTTACAATGTgtgataacaaaaataaacgaaaaataagtTCATTTACATACACGTAATTTATTACACTTTTATGGCATAACAATCGACTTAAAACTGTGtatcaatttcaacaaatttgatttaaacaaCCAAGCATcattcaaatatataaattaacTAAACTAAAACATTCAACTAGTCACCAGTTATATTTGTTCtcattttcccaatttttctaCGCTTAAAAACactaaacaaaaacattatttatcaAGGGGTACAGCTGAGTCACAGAaattcgaaagaaaattggattctagtggaatttttggaattattgGTACAAATTTCGGGCTAGTGGTACCCCTTGTTATTTATCCAATGTGGACTTACAATATTGTAAGTAAAAAGGGTAAttgttttaatatatttttaccCATTTTCTTGGAATTAAAACTAAACTTTtcttataaataattttcccatcatttaattttaacgGTCATTGAGCAGGCTCAAGCATAAAGACTCAAGCACGATGActaattttgtcaaaataaaaatgtccaaaCCATTACTCTAGCGAAAAAGTGAAATGCAACAGGTTTTCTGATTTGCGACCTGCTGCGATTCGAAATTGTTTACACAGAAATGacgtttaacaaatgaaaacctagattttcatttttgctcaCTTTTCCGCTAGTGTGCGTAAAGTTACTCGCAAAGCCTCgcgaaaatgaaaactgtCGCAAATGTCATTAGGTAATGAACCATTTCCGTGAGGTGCAGCGAGTAAAAGTTATTTCTACTTAATTcaccgaatttttgttttgtatcgATTAATATATTGTTGAGGTAAATCATAAAGCAATAATCATGCAAGCAGTATTGCTTACATTGCGCTCTAagcattattattttcttctatttCACACATAGGACTAACTACATACAGAGTAACTGAGTTGAATATACCAAAAGCACACGCATCAGCTACAACGTtacatattcaaattttgcttgaaattCGATTGCGATGAATTTTCTTCTGTGTCAATGTCGATGTTATTGCTTTGCAGTTGCATAAGTTTTTCACTCTCCGACTTGTCTTTAGTCATGTGTTTGCTGCGAAATGGAAATCCTTTTTTAATTGGCTCTGATTTTATAGTTTATAAGATTCTATACCTGTACTTGTTGTTGTCTAGTTTGAACAGACTTCTCGGACAGTTCTTGTAATAAGGAAAACACTCTCCTGGACCACGCTCCCCTCTGCCTATCTCTTCGGCTGACACGTATTCGGGTAACAATTGCGAGAATTGAGACTTTGAGGCACTGTTGAGAAAAAAGTGAGAGTTGAGAATTGGGACTTATAATAGCAGAGCGAGTGGGATTTGGAATGGAAACAGATCGTTGGTTCCACCACTTACGTGAAAAACAGTTTCACCATTTCTCCAAATAAACCTAAATGATGAACGGATTTGGAATGCACTTCGCAGATAGCACGCAGTAAACATGCTTTCCCATCAAATCCAAATGTAGAGATGAAATCCTCTACCACACCATATAGTAGCGCCCTTTCTCCTCCATGAAAAACATGCTGCTGATCTTCAGGTAattcatgcattttccagTCATCTCCTTGCTCGTTGTGAAGTTTTGTATTTGATTCACTTCTATCATCGTCAGCTGCTCGCTTTCTTCTCGAATTCAAATAGCTTCCAATGTAATGTCCTGATATATTTCGAATAAACTTTCATTAACACTGACGAAAAGGTAAACTTTGTTCGTCCATACCTAGGAACGTTCCTGCTGCTCTGCCCATGGATCTACCAAAAAATGGAGGCAAAACACCTAACGGATTTTCGTTATCCGTCAGACCCAGCTTATCAAAATCAActggaaaattattaaaacgatAAAGTTCCCTCCTCAAATACCACCCAACGAAAATCACTTACTAGTCAACGGAAAActcattgtcaaatttgacaggAATCCTGACGGAGGATACCTCACCAATGGCAGCGAAAGAGTAGGTGCAATACTCAATATTGTTCCGGGTGGCAATGCTAGTCTGCCATCATCTG is a window of Bradysia coprophila strain Holo2 unplaced genomic scaffold, BU_Bcop_v1 contig_350, whole genome shotgun sequence DNA encoding:
- the LOC119080489 gene encoding ganglioside-induced differentiation-associated protein 1, giving the protein MGNYNRTPLNCVNDGIVLYYHPNSFYSQKILFALFEKNIKFTAYEVDVTNGEQYSQWFLELNPKGEVPVLQDGTLIVPESGRIISYIEDHYQGENIPNLLPKDLDRSVLEKVVFFHKKISRIPIGAISMGSFIHTDLCSNPKPPFIGLTRSSFLQNDSKISSVLEQYAGVNPIHAENLRIKAEFQEKKRAIYTNRDEFMILVNAVDSVLSEIEAELEKNESTNAWLCCDQITIADISLAVLLQRLYSLGFEEYFWMQKRPHLRQYFSRISARESFKKSLPTTFSTMRAVWTNTPWMYKAGVAALSATIVISGIIVKT
- the LOC119080467 gene encoding fat storage-inducing transmembrane protein gives rise to the protein MATKRRPLHQQSGSSHLNFRPNFVDGRNEPRGTRPTTQPSSVKEVILLMVMHLCKKSIFFDINLKVALYLGSLFLISLIGDFTPYPRTYFARSDNLFNVYFVKMGWAWTLVLSLPFLFMTSYTLCCGDLQKLMKHHLPRIFVATFFWFVWTKLFNVIENAYGHCNNRKFDSKTSCLKAGAFWNGFDISGHAFILIYSSLVLIEEARPIIGWEYIKEHIRNEEHNRAVGEKSLTNPLRNLKDDEMKTLKTLYEKYTPAIRTLFIGVTVLQLLWDIMLVCTMLYFHKMIEKVLSGIFAILTWYFCYRFWYPSSVLPDVAGRGMFIYQKNKSKSAASIPLRRTSSLLAQQTSRINDVPRFMGMPYGVNAQTGSGPGASSSVSSFSNMESNRFQD
- the LOC119080477 gene encoding uncharacterized protein LOC119080477, yielding MGYRWLCTPLIIMAIVLSTHSQNTINKWTLDERISNTNSEDDTTLKSSYNTDPLTEPHRTEEPVADGDHRNINQFENLLQTQNEDNQRTESTKAHSRKKRLIWVSDDGRLALPPGTILSIAPTLSLPLVRYPPSGFLSNLTMSFPLTIDFDKLGLTDNENPLGVLPPFFGRSMGRAAGTFLGHYIGSYLNSRRKRAADDDRSESNTKLHNEQGDDWKMHELPEDQQHVFHGGERALLYGVVEDFISTFGFDGKACLLRAICEVHSKSVHHLGLFGEMVKLFFTASKSQFSQLLPEYVSAEEIGRGERGPGECFPYYKNCPRSLFKLDNNKYSKHMTKDKSESEKLMQLQSNNIDIDTEENSSQSNFKQNLNM